Proteins from a single region of Nerophis ophidion isolate RoL-2023_Sa linkage group LG08, RoL_Noph_v1.0, whole genome shotgun sequence:
- the LOC133557193 gene encoding probable G-protein coupled receptor 21 produces MNSSLDPLDQNSADLSNFSAPFCLLDISYSRVFTTCLLEVSIIVLLTVLIISGNLVVIFVFHCAPLLSQHTTSAFIQTMAYADLLVGVSCLFPSLSLLHHLQGLDPKLTCQVFGYLVSVLKSVSMVSLACVSVDRYIAITRPLTYASLVTPCRVRCCIVLIWLYSALVFLPSFLGWGKPGYHGDVVEWCALEWRTRPAFTAFIVALVYAPATLTVCFTYGNIFKICRQHTREISERHARYRPQQHQDPIMTSGSLVNDDRVKDQRHLPSLSKPQYQQPSPTYPDKRYAMVLFRITSVFYILWLPYILYFLLESGGIYHHPAASFLTTWLAISNSFCNCLTYSLSNSAFRKGLKRLCSYCLQCGSGGCFGVRKPKKAFVGSVEQGCDRGGGTTCHV; encoded by the coding sequence ATGAATTCTTCCCTGGATCCACTAGACCAGAACTCTGCTGACCTGTCAAACTTCTCCGCTCCATTTTGCCTGCTTGACATCAGCTATTCCAGAGTCTTCACCACTTGCCTTCTGGAGGTCTCCATTATAGTCCTCCTCACCGTTCTGATCATTTCGGGCAACCTGGTGGTGATTTTTGTCTTCCACTGTGCGCCTTTGCTGAGCCAGCACACCACCAGCGCCTTCATCCAGACCATGGCGTATGCCGACTTGCTGGTGGGCGTCAGCTGCCTCTTCCCTTCCCTGTCCCTGCTCCATCACCTCCAAGGACTGGACCCCAAGCTCACCTGCCAGGTTTTCGGCTACCTGGTGTCCGTCTTGAAGTCGGTCTCGATGGTGTCTTTGGCGTGCGTGAGCGTGGACCGCTACATCGCCATCACACGCCCCCTGACCTACGCCTCCCTGGTCACGCCATGCCGGGTGCGCTGCTGCATCGTCCTGATATGGCTGTACTCGGCGCTGGTGTTTCTGCCCTCGTTCCTGGGCTGGGGAAAGCCGGGTTACCACGGCGACGTGGTGGAGTGGTGCGCCCTGGAGTGGAGGACCCGCCCGGCTTTCACCGCCTTCATCGTGGCTCTTGTGTACGCTCCCGCCACCCTCACCGTCTGCTTCACCTACGGCAACATCTTCAAGATCTGCCGACAGCACACACGGGAGATCAGCGAACGCCACGCCCGCTACCGACCTCAGCAGCACCAAGACCCCATCATGACCTCTGGATCTCTGGTCAACGATGACCGGGTGAAGGACCAAAGGCACTTGCCCAGCTTGTCCAAACCCCAATACCAGCAGCCGTCCCCGACGTACCCGGATAAACGATACGCCATGGTGCTGTTCCGGATTACCAGCGTTTTCTACATCCTCTGGCTGCCGTACATCCTCTACTTTCTGCTGGAGAGCGGCGGGATCTACCACCACCCGGCGGCCTCCTTCCTCACCACCTGGCTGGCCATCAGCAACAGCTTCTGCAACTGTCTCACCTACAGCCTCTCCAACTCCGCCTTCAGGAAAGGCCTGAAGCGCCTCTGCTCCTACTGCTTGCAGTGCGGCAGCGGCGGCTGCTTCGGGGTCAGGAAACCCAAGAAGGCCTTTGTCGGATCGGTGGAGCAGGGGTGCGACAGAGGGGGCGGCACCACCTGTCACGTGTAA